The genome window TCAATAGAAATTCACACTCTACTAAATCACAATTGTATGGACTTTTATTGATTAACTCTAATATATTCAAGGTGCATTCAATCCTTTTGTTATGTATTTTTTTATATAATATTCAGTTATTATTTAATTGCGTTTAGCTTAGTTACTAATTTTTCAAGAGTTTTAAAATCCCTACAATCTAAAGCTTCATCAATTAATTTTTGAATATCTTTTGTGCTATCAACAGTCGTTTCACTTATAATTGGGGCAAGAGAATTTACTTGTTTGATATATGGAAATTCATTTTCTTTTATCCACAATTCTGTTTTGTTATTGGTAATTATAATGTCTCTATCTCCAACAGTATTAGTTATTTTGTAATCAACTCCTTCGTAAAATCCATTCTCTTCAGCATTATCTACTCTATTAATGTTCACTATAGCTATGTGATCTCCCACTTTATATTCACATCTTTCTGCAATTGTTATATGTTCAATATTAGGCATATCTGAATCAAATAGCAGAATACTTTTTCCATAAACCTCAATATAAAAAGGCACCTTTAGATACTCCTAATTTTGTAACGAAATAAGGCACTCCATTTTCTAATGCTTTCCTATTTTCAGATGACGATATTTTTTCTTTGTCATTTATGATTACAATATCTCCTTCATACACTACATCATTGCTCATAGGTTCTCTCCTCCTAATCATTCTTATAATATCTATCTTTTATTTAACTTTTAATATTATTTGCAATTGATTTTAGCTATCTTAATGCTTTTCGGTACACTTTATATATCCAATTAATATACGTTCTCTACGGTTTAATTAAAGCTTATTTTACCTAACCCCAAATCTGTTAATTATGTAATCATCATTCGACATTTCATATGTATATAATTCAACATCAAGCTTATTTAGGCTCACCAACATGTCTTCACGATAATCTGGTGCTACTACTAACATCCTAGTATTTCCTTTTATTTGTGTTGGATAATATAAGCATTGATAAGGTAATCTTTTATCATTATTTACAGATTTCAACTCGATAACACACTTACTACCGTTTTTATCTCTCGCTACGATATCGATAAATCCATGATCTACAGGTACTTGTCTATCGATAAAAGTCATTCCTTCTTCAATTAAACTTATGTTATTTTGTAAATAATCCTCTAGTTTTCGTTCGTCATCAGTAGTTCTTGGATTATTTTTGATCTTCGGTAGGATTATCCTGTGTTTGTCCTTTATTGGAAATATGAATTTTTCAGTTAAAATTTTATAATTATTATTTGCTTTTAATTCTTCTAACGCTCTTGTCATAGTTTCCTCGGAACAATTTAAAACTGAAGACATATTCTTAGTAGACACAAAGCTAAAATAATATTTATCCTGATTCTCTAATTGAAGTGTACGATAATAATTTAAATAAAAAATAATCCATATTACTCTGTGTTTATTGAAAATTAAATCAGGTAATTCCACCTTCCACATCTCTTCTGGTACTGTAATCCTTTTTACAATTAAGATTCCTCTATTTGTAATTACGTAATCTTCTATTATATTCATTTTTTTAATTATCTCTAAATTTTTATTAACGGTTCGATTATCAGTTACACCCAATAGATACTTTAATTCACTATTTTTTATTTTATAATCAGAACCATTGGTAAAGTTTTCGCTATTTATTATAGCGAAAATAATTGTAAATACGACATCTGTAATCATTCTATCTTCATTTAAGATGTATTTTAACGGCATTTTATACTTCATTAAATCCTCCTTTTCTATGTTCATTTTTAACATTGAAATTCCCTTACCCCGATTCTTGCAACCCTTAAGGAGTTAAAATGCTAATTCGACGGATAAAATATGCTAATCGCCCTTGCATAAATTGGGGTGTATAAAGAACAAGATACATAATATACATTAAGAACCAGTATATACGATTTCATTTTCTATCGAAAAGTGAGAATCGTAATTACCTTTTTCTTCTTCCTCCTCTATCTACAATTAAACATTAAATAAATTAACACGGTAATGGTTATTGAATCTTGTGAATCTATTTTCATCTAATGGATTATCAAATTGTACCTCGTGTTTAGTTATAGTGATTAACTTTAACTTTTTTAATTGGGTATTGTATTTAGTCAAAGTATCGTCACTTATTTTTAAATCATCTCTAATAGATATGTACGATGGATAACAGTAGTCTTGTGATATGTCATTTCTGTTTATGTATGATTCATAGTAATACATCAAGCGATATCCATGATGACCTATTTCTTCAATTCTATTTAGTGATTTTAAAGGTAGCTGCGTGAACCAATCTTTTCTGTATGGATACAACAGTTCAACTTTTAATTGTCCATTGGTTGGAAATTTACTTATCTCATTCTTAATTAACTTTTGGTCATAAAGCACTTTAAAGCATCTTTTTAATGTTCTATTGTCATTGATACCTAAATTATTCTTCATAACGACATGATCAATTTGAAGTATAGGGTCATTCTTATCACGAGAACGAAATTTCTGATAAAGTAAAAATGCATAAATAGCAAATGACTTCTCATCAATTTTAAATCCAATATTTCTAACAACTTCAGTTGGTATTTGTAGCCGAATTGTACTCTCCTTACTCATTCAATTAATATCCTTTTATGTATTTTATACTTTAATAACATTTTACTGTTTTAACCAATAATAATTCTTCCCTTATCATCATGATTCCAGGAATAACGATTTCCACAATCTTCACACTTCATCAACTGTTCATTTACTCCAATTTTATCAACCTTATCGTAAACTTTTTTAGATTTTTCTCCCTTTTTAGTTATTCTGTAATGAACTTCTGTGTATTCTAATTCGACAAATAACAGCTTTCCACCACAACTACATGTGGGTGTTTGATACGCCATGTATAATCGTCCTTTCTTAAATAAATTTTCTCGTTTAGTAGTTTTTAATAATATGATTTACTGCATTTCTAAAAACTTTTAATTTTTCTATGTATGATAAGCAGTAATAAGCTTTATACACTTCATTCGGAACAGTATCGTACTCTCCTTCTAATTCAATAATTGCAGTTTCGTATGACTGCGTGATTATCCAATCTCTAACTATTTTCATATTTGCATTCACTGTATATCGCTCCTACATACTATATTTATTCAATATGAATCAAGGACTTCAATCATTTTCTCTTTTATGTACTTCGGAATAGAACTTTGTTTCATTATTTCAAACCTATTGTCATGAATTCTTGTTGTTCTACCACTATAACTAAACGCTCTAACACCATTTTCGAATTTGACAATTCCCCATTTACCATCATTAAAAACAATTTCTCCCACATAAACCCTCCTTGACATTTTTTTCATACCGATCTGCTGTTTCGATTAACAAAGTGCAAAAATACTTCTTCAATTTCAGCAATATTCTCTTCAATATCCCCTTCGTTGTTATTAATAAATGCAAGACCTTCTGTTGAATTTTCTTCCTGATAGTCACCATACTCTTGATTTGCAGTTAAGTTTTCATAAGGGACTCCGTATTCTTCAAAAATTTCCACCAATTCATCGTGTAAAGACTTCGCCTTAAGATTCGCTTTGTTATATTGACGTAGCTTTTGTTTTATTTCATACGGCATATTTCTCAAGATCATTCACCTCACTTTCTATAATAGATGTGTTTTATCTAACTATGATAATTATTCATCTTCTGTAGTAGCATCTATAAATTCCTCATAATCCATCCAGTTGTTAGTAGTCCATTCAGCAAGGAATCCGTAATGACATCCTTCATGTAAGTAATCTTTTGAGCTGCCCCCTCGCACATCAGTACAAACAATATCACTCCCATCATCTTTGAATGGTTTACCACAAGATGAGCATTTTACTTCTTTTATTTTTGACATAATTTCTCCTTTTTTATTTGATAATAGTTCTACTGATTTTCACTTTCTTTAATATCAAGGATTCTAAATTCTGAAGAATCCTCTTCCCAATCATCTTCGTATTCACCATCAAATGCCTTTTTCTCGGCTTCTTCTAATGAATCAGCTTCAACTATCATTATACGAGTAGACTTTTGCTCATATTGGACTTCGAATTTCATAACTGTTTCTCCCCTTTTCTAATAGTTCTATTAATGTTAGTCTTCTAGGATTTCAATATTATCTAAATCAAATTTAGGAATCCATATTCTATGCAGTGTTGATTTTTCACTTTCACAAATCAAAGCCCATTCATTAGGAAATGGATCGTCATCATCCATTAACCATGCATATCTAAATATTAAAGTTTTACCTATCTCACTTTTAAATTCTTCTTTTAAAGTATCTAAATTTTTTGGATTAAATACACCTTTAACACGTTCATACATATAATCACTCCTAATTTTAATAATAGTTCTATATCATTTATTTAAGTTATCAAAAGCTTGTTTGATATCATCTATATTTTCAAATTCACCAATCGCCAATTTCATTAATATGCCATTTTCATTTACAATATCATCATAAGAGTAGCCACTTAAATTCATCCAATTTTTAATTTCAGAGATCAATTTCTTCTGTTTTGCATCTAGCTCATTCAGTTGTAAAGCCTTCTTTAAAATATAATTTGGCACAGGTTGTTTTGACATTCGCTTCACCTTCCTTTTAATAATAACTTCATTTTATCTTATAATTTCACTGTATATTCTTCATAAATATTAGAATAAGTAACTATCTCTTTGAGATTGTAGTGGTCAATTAGTGATTTTAAAATATCACAAAAAGCCTCTAACGCAATGTACACAACCTCTGAATTATCATATTGTTCTTTGTCATAATTTAATTTAAAAGTATCTATAAATTTTGCGATCGAATCATTACCGTGTGTTTCACCACTATACTTCATGTAATAATATCCATACTTATCTTTTTTAAAATATTTAAATAACCTTGAAATTGAATTAGTACCACTACCACAATACCATTTATATTTATCTTTAGAAGAAATGAATGGTTTTTTACATTCATTTAATTCGTTTTTATCAATAGGTGGCACTTGTTCTGGATACATCTTTTTAGTTTTTTCGTATATCTCGATCCAAGATTTTAAATTTGATAATTGAAAGTCTTCAGCTCGGTTCATTGAATCTTTTTCTAAAATGTATCTCATATAAATAAATTTTTCTAATATGCTCCTACATAAACTATAAGTGCCATGATAAGCTTTATTTTCAACCAATACTACCAATGATTTCAATTCCAAAAATGCATTGCTAGATAAGAATATTAAAGATTGATCTAATGCATTTATATCCTGTTTATTTTCTACTGAATGCTCATAAATTCTATAGTGAGCTTCTCTTACTTCACTCATGATATTGTTTAAATCCATCTTCTCTACTCCTATAAAATC of Lysinibacillus agricola contains these proteins:
- a CDS encoding endonuclease NucS domain-containing protein, whose amino-acid sequence is MKYKMPLKYILNEDRMITDVVFTIIFAIINSENFTNGSDYKIKNSELKYLLGVTDNRTVNKNLEIIKKMNIIEDYVITNRGILIVKRITVPEEMWKVELPDLIFNKHRVIWIIFYLNYYRTLQLENQDKYYFSFVSTKNMSSVLNCSEETMTRALEELKANNNYKILTEKFIFPIKDKHRIILPKIKNNPRTTDDERKLEDYLQNNISLIEEGMTFIDRQVPVDHGFIDIVARDKNGSKCVIELKSVNNDKRLPYQCLYYPTQIKGNTRMLVVAPDYREDMLVSLNKLDVELYTYEMSNDDYIINRFGVR
- a CDS encoding DUF5677 domain-containing protein translates to MDLNNIMSEVREAHYRIYEHSVENKQDINALDQSLIFLSSNAFLELKSLVVLVENKAYHGTYSLCRSILEKFIYMRYILEKDSMNRAEDFQLSNLKSWIEIYEKTKKMYPEQVPPIDKNELNECKKPFISSKDKYKWYCGSGTNSISRLFKYFKKDKYGYYYMKYSGETHGNDSIAKFIDTFKLNYDKEQYDNSEVVYIALEAFCDILKSLIDHYNLKEIVTYSNIYEEYTVKL